The following coding sequences lie in one Myxococcales bacterium genomic window:
- a CDS encoding MgtC/SapB family protein encodes MEITLSLATAIVAGLLIGAERQQDGGHVRFAGARTFTLISLLGAIGMLIDPWVAFALGLVLGALIAIAYYRDSVTRSETGVTTEIAALVTFGLGALCTTHTLPIPYTDRLLLVAAGSSATLALLSLKKPLHGFLRRVSEDDVYAVMKLLLLAVILLPLLPDADTGPWGAINPRHIGILAVLISSISFAGYIAIRVMGPRRGLGMTGFLGGLASSTAVTLSFASTARRKPALLTGCSAAIVLACSTMFPRMIVDLSVTSPALLPTLSWFLGTASVLSLSAGVYVFLRSLRVPAEPLAEAPELVVNNPFSLSMAIKFALLLTVVMVLSQAAANWLPTTGAYWSAALGAVANTDAITLSLGRLYTQGQLDQETAQQAILLVACSSIASKIGLATWLGGRSLGARIGLALSPVVLFAGFFWLRTR; translated from the coding sequence ATGGAGATTACGCTGTCGTTGGCGACAGCGATTGTGGCGGGCCTTCTGATTGGCGCCGAGCGCCAGCAAGATGGTGGGCATGTTCGGTTTGCCGGAGCCCGTACTTTCACCCTGATCTCACTGTTGGGCGCGATTGGGATGCTGATCGATCCCTGGGTGGCCTTCGCACTCGGCCTGGTGCTCGGGGCGCTTATTGCCATTGCCTATTATCGCGATTCTGTCACGCGATCGGAGACGGGGGTGACGACGGAAATCGCGGCGCTGGTCACATTTGGGCTTGGCGCTCTCTGCACGACGCACACACTACCTATTCCGTATACCGACCGCTTGCTGCTGGTCGCTGCGGGGTCGAGCGCGACTTTGGCGCTGCTTTCGTTAAAAAAACCGTTGCACGGTTTTTTGCGCCGGGTATCCGAAGACGATGTGTATGCTGTGATGAAGCTTCTTCTACTGGCGGTCATCCTGTTGCCACTCTTGCCCGATGCGGACACTGGTCCATGGGGCGCCATCAATCCACGGCATATCGGCATACTTGCTGTCTTGATTTCCTCGATCAGTTTTGCGGGTTATATTGCAATTCGGGTGATGGGACCTCGACGTGGTCTAGGCATGACGGGTTTTTTGGGCGGGTTAGCGTCATCGACGGCAGTAACCTTATCTTTTGCAAGTACCGCTCGAAGAAAGCCGGCTCTCCTCACAGGATGCTCGGCGGCAATCGTACTGGCGTGCTCCACAATGTTTCCGCGAATGATAGTGGATCTATCCGTAACATCGCCGGCTCTCCTGCCTACGCTCTCGTGGTTTTTGGGGACCGCAAGCGTACTAAGTCTGAGTGCTGGCGTGTATGTATTTTTGAGATCTCTGCGCGTGCCCGCGGAACCCCTTGCGGAGGCACCTGAACTTGTGGTGAACAATCCCTTTTCCTTATCTATGGCGATAAAGTTCGCATTGCTGCTCACGGTCGTCATGGTGTTGAGTCAAGCAGCGGCGAACTGGCTGCCCACCACGGGTGCCTACTGGTCAGCAGCGCTCGGTGCGGTCGCCAATACCGATGCAATCACCCTATCGTTGGGCAGGCTTTACACTCAGGGACAACTTGATCAAGAGACAGCTCAACAGGCCATACTCCTCGTAGCCTGTAGCAGCATTGCCTCCAAGATTGGTTTAGCGACGTGGTTGGGCGGGCGTTCGCTGGGTGCGCGCATAGGCTTGGCGTTGTCACCGGTGGTTCTGTTCGCTGGGTTTTTTTGGTTGCGCACACGGTGA
- a CDS encoding TrkA family potassium uptake protein, producing MARQAIVIGLGQFGMSVARALSERGVEVFAVDVREERVRTASTFVAEAACFDGTDAEALSRTGPERRDVSVCAIGDEAKDASIICTALLRQIGAPRVIARANDDVHARILSLVGAHQVVNPELEFGERFASHILHRGIMHEMPLGEDLRITEVQVPSSFVGRTLTELGLPRRFGVMVVAVRRAGHGSVLLPDPTAPIGENDVLVVVANEGAVSRLMERS from the coding sequence ATGGCGCGGCAAGCAATAGTTATTGGCCTTGGTCAGTTCGGCATGTCTGTCGCTCGTGCACTCTCGGAACGGGGCGTGGAGGTATTTGCCGTCGACGTTAGGGAGGAGCGTGTCCGCACAGCGTCTACCTTCGTCGCCGAGGCTGCTTGTTTTGATGGCACCGATGCCGAAGCACTCTCTAGGACGGGCCCCGAGAGGCGCGACGTATCGGTATGTGCCATCGGCGATGAGGCCAAAGACGCTTCAATCATCTGCACTGCCTTGCTTCGGCAGATAGGGGCCCCCAGGGTCATCGCGCGAGCCAACGACGACGTACACGCGCGAATTTTGTCTCTGGTAGGCGCGCATCAGGTCGTTAACCCTGAACTGGAATTCGGAGAGCGATTTGCAAGTCATATACTGCACAGGGGCATCATGCACGAAATGCCGCTGGGGGAAGATCTTCGGATAACAGAAGTGCAAGTGCCGAGTTCATTTGTGGGTCGAACGCTAACAGAGCTCGGATTGCCGCGGCGCTTTGGTGTCATGGTGGTGGCGGTGAGGCGCGCAGGACATGGCAGTGTGCTGTTGCCAGATCCCACGGCGCCGATTGGAGAAAACGATGTGCTAGTTGTTGTGGCCAACGAAGGAGCAGTTTCTCGGCTGATGGAACGGAGCTAG
- a CDS encoding esterase-like activity of phytase family protein, which produces MSGYIPPGVSGIDADGRGEILAVTERNSELLHISLKGNRATVQSVISLSGLESDQDAEALARLDRERVAVGTERHGNSREYDDIFVYQLEGSKAIQIDRLRLPYAMWNIFADDNRGIEGACYAKGALLVGIETPISEGETRYAPIARYSFDTKQWMAFRLRLTSKEGVLSSLACRPSAAGGQIEVVAIERFYQTSRILKFYMSSAGPGRDLNPVLEKDLAHLIRGHMPNWEGIAFSNAGSYVLMSDNQSASLSGPTELTRIHKSPVNCP; this is translated from the coding sequence GTGTCCGGTTATATCCCGCCAGGTGTCTCCGGCATCGATGCGGATGGGCGAGGCGAGATACTCGCAGTTACCGAGCGTAACAGCGAGCTTCTGCATATTTCCCTCAAGGGAAACCGTGCCACGGTTCAATCTGTCATATCGCTCAGTGGGCTTGAGTCAGATCAGGATGCGGAGGCTTTGGCCAGGCTCGACCGAGAACGCGTGGCAGTAGGGACGGAACGGCACGGCAACTCGCGAGAGTATGACGACATATTCGTCTATCAACTGGAAGGCTCAAAAGCGATTCAGATCGATCGTTTGAGGTTGCCCTATGCAATGTGGAACATTTTCGCAGACGACAATCGAGGCATTGAAGGCGCATGCTATGCTAAAGGCGCCTTGCTGGTGGGTATCGAAACACCCATCAGTGAAGGTGAAACGCGTTATGCTCCCATTGCGCGCTATAGTTTTGATACGAAGCAGTGGATGGCGTTTCGGCTGCGTCTTACTTCCAAAGAAGGTGTACTCTCGTCCCTGGCGTGTCGCCCGAGCGCGGCCGGCGGACAGATCGAAGTTGTGGCCATCGAGCGCTTCTATCAAACCTCACGGATTTTGAAATTTTATATGTCTTCGGCAGGACCGGGAAGGGATCTCAATCCCGTGTTGGAGAAAGATCTAGCCCATCTTATTCGAGGACATATGCCCAACTGGGAAGGTATCGCCTTTAGCAATGCTGGCAGCTATGTGCTCATGAGTGACAATCAGTCTGCTTCGCTGAGCGGCCCCACCGAACTTACTCGCATTCATAAATCACCTGTCAACTGTCCATAA
- a CDS encoding potassium transporter TrkH, protein MAPFSWTILVAWLSSSSLIIGVVALGQRYVIGARWFFTIGVIALPLLAAQALMASPLLSLFVLICVSSLVAFLWGSHEREIDQDDTSVPAVTSRLRGAAIAASGLWAFSAVAVTEHRSWELLAIAASFATVVGLALVWVATAARSYPRRAVGILGGAAVAIAVAVWVWGDWWPCLSSGMIFTGALGLWLPRASTRELESKMWDPLLSHPARLLVGTFLLLCVAGTFLLALPQSASNGRSIGLLDAVFTAVSAVCVTGLIVLDTPVDFSALGQVIILLLIQMGGLGIMTFSTAAVRVLGGRMNLRHESAVSRLLSSQDRGRIYDATTRIVTFALLTELVGASLLTGAFRLHGDEWGMAMWRGVFTSVSAFCNAGFAIQSSNLLPYQHDPLVLHVVGILIVTGGLSPATALALPSLLSRRRSTVSVQSKLALLTTAVLIVVGFMMILAFEWDNALGGLSLPDRLHNAWFQSITLRTAGFNSVDLAVIKPVTLMIMMVWMFIGGSPGGTAGGIRTTTAAVLFVTLVHAVKGQLRINVFGRTLGPPTVYRAAVIAFLASMGVLVASVGILLTQSMPARAAVFEVVSALGTVGLSIGATSQLDAVGKVMISICMFVGRVGMLSLLMFAGHRRPPVVLQRPEVEIDVG, encoded by the coding sequence ATGGCTCCATTCTCGTGGACGATTCTCGTCGCATGGTTGTCCTCAAGCAGTTTGATCATCGGCGTTGTCGCTCTCGGACAACGTTACGTGATCGGGGCGCGTTGGTTTTTCACCATCGGCGTCATTGCACTTCCTCTTTTGGCGGCGCAGGCGTTAATGGCTTCACCGCTATTAAGTTTGTTTGTATTGATTTGTGTATCGAGCTTGGTTGCGTTCTTGTGGGGTTCTCACGAGCGGGAAATAGATCAGGATGACACAAGCGTTCCTGCGGTGACATCGCGTTTACGGGGCGCCGCCATCGCAGCGAGCGGGTTATGGGCGTTTTCAGCCGTTGCGGTTACCGAACACAGATCCTGGGAGCTGCTGGCGATTGCCGCATCGTTTGCCACTGTCGTGGGGCTTGCACTCGTGTGGGTCGCCACGGCCGCAAGGTCCTATCCACGTCGTGCAGTTGGCATACTGGGAGGAGCAGCTGTCGCTATTGCTGTTGCCGTTTGGGTTTGGGGCGACTGGTGGCCGTGCCTCAGCAGCGGAATGATATTCACCGGGGCGTTAGGATTGTGGTTGCCACGTGCTTCGACGCGCGAGCTTGAGTCCAAGATGTGGGACCCGCTCTTGAGCCATCCAGCTAGACTGTTGGTCGGAACATTTTTGTTGTTATGTGTGGCCGGAACCTTCTTGTTGGCTCTACCCCAGAGCGCATCCAATGGGCGAAGTATCGGTCTACTCGACGCTGTATTTACCGCGGTAAGTGCCGTGTGCGTGACTGGGTTGATCGTGCTTGATACGCCTGTTGATTTCTCGGCGCTGGGACAGGTGATCATCCTATTGCTGATACAGATGGGCGGCCTTGGCATCATGACGTTTTCGACAGCGGCCGTGCGGGTGTTGGGCGGGCGCATGAATTTGCGCCATGAAAGCGCAGTCTCGCGCCTTTTGAGTTCGCAAGATCGGGGTCGCATTTATGATGCGACGACCCGGATTGTGACGTTCGCGTTGCTCACCGAGCTCGTGGGTGCCAGCCTGTTGACGGGGGCGTTTAGACTTCACGGTGATGAATGGGGCATGGCCATGTGGCGGGGGGTATTTACCTCGGTATCTGCATTCTGTAACGCCGGTTTTGCGATTCAAAGTAGTAACCTGCTACCCTATCAGCACGACCCACTTGTGCTCCATGTGGTAGGGATCCTCATCGTGACAGGTGGGCTCTCTCCCGCGACCGCGCTTGCGCTTCCTAGCTTGTTGAGCAGACGTCGCAGCACCGTGTCTGTACAGAGCAAGTTAGCGTTGCTGACCACCGCTGTATTGATAGTGGTGGGATTCATGATGATTTTGGCGTTCGAATGGGACAATGCGCTTGGGGGATTGTCGTTGCCCGATCGGCTGCACAATGCTTGGTTCCAGTCCATAACGTTGCGTACCGCCGGGTTTAATTCTGTTGATCTCGCTGTTATCAAACCAGTTACCTTGATGATCATGATGGTATGGATGTTTATCGGAGGCAGTCCGGGTGGAACCGCCGGTGGCATCCGCACAACCACCGCTGCTGTATTGTTCGTCACCTTGGTACATGCCGTGAAGGGTCAGTTACGCATCAACGTGTTTGGCCGTACACTCGGGCCTCCCACGGTGTACCGCGCGGCGGTTATTGCTTTCTTGGCCTCTATGGGCGTGCTCGTTGCTTCGGTGGGAATCCTACTGACCCAATCCATGCCGGCGCGGGCCGCCGTATTTGAAGTGGTTTCAGCATTAGGCACTGTGGGCCTTAGCATCGGCGCAACGAGCCAACTCGATGCCGTGGGCAAGGTCATGATAAGTATTTGTATGTTTGTAGGGAGGGTGGGCATGCTAAGCTTGTTAATGTTTGCTGGTCACCGTAGGCCGCCCGTAGTATTGCAGCGGCCAGAGGTCGAGATCGATGTTGGCTAA
- a CDS encoding TolC family protein, translated as MPPLNRTYILIVCAATQVAALGFAQQKRAPLPPLTADRAALIAVRVSPSVHFARASKEQADQAVDLNAALFAPDLDLTASYTRLSPITYPPFNIGNQTIQSPFPVILNNYLLRATVTLPVTDYFFKILPTYKAVDRNSDVAQYQTQTESERVALRAREAFYNYVRAEASIKVAKDSVIQLEAYVNDLNALFDAGNVTRADSMQAQAQLSDAKAQLALAEGNVNVTKDALRRLLDLGPSETVTIGEDVFAVTAETPGTKQDILRRALKERPELKGLRALAKVRDSSMQAENARRLPNLSVVGNLDYANPNSRYIPLTQEFRATWDISAVLRWSPNDFVLGKVNVEQAELELKRARSDLKQLEDSIVVEASQASSDYIAAERTIQAAKDGVKAAEEAWRVRRDLFRAGEATASEVLESEIALRRAQLLHIDAHIALKLAKARIQHVIGTSTPTSPNKRTS; from the coding sequence ATGCCGCCGCTTAATCGAACATACATCCTTATAGTGTGCGCCGCGACGCAAGTTGCGGCTCTTGGATTTGCCCAACAAAAACGTGCGCCTTTGCCCCCTCTCACCGCGGACAGGGCAGCGCTAATAGCGGTCAGGGTATCGCCAAGCGTGCATTTTGCGAGGGCTTCAAAGGAGCAGGCCGATCAGGCCGTCGATCTCAACGCCGCCCTTTTTGCGCCTGACCTTGATCTCACTGCAAGCTATACACGGCTCTCGCCCATTACCTATCCGCCTTTTAACATTGGGAACCAAACAATTCAGAGTCCCTTCCCTGTCATTCTAAACAACTACCTACTGCGAGCGACTGTCACGCTACCGGTCACCGACTATTTCTTTAAAATCCTCCCCACCTACAAGGCCGTCGATCGCAATTCCGATGTCGCACAGTACCAAACACAGACCGAATCGGAGCGCGTTGCTCTGAGGGCGCGCGAGGCGTTCTATAACTACGTCCGCGCTGAAGCCTCTATCAAAGTCGCCAAGGATAGCGTGATACAGCTGGAAGCCTACGTAAATGATCTCAATGCGCTCTTCGATGCGGGCAACGTGACACGTGCCGACAGCATGCAAGCCCAAGCGCAGCTCTCCGATGCCAAAGCTCAACTCGCTCTGGCCGAGGGCAATGTCAATGTCACGAAAGATGCCCTCAGGAGACTGTTGGATCTTGGACCTTCCGAGACGGTCACCATTGGTGAAGATGTCTTTGCAGTCACAGCCGAAACACCGGGAACTAAACAAGACATTTTAAGACGGGCGCTTAAAGAGCGCCCGGAGCTAAAGGGTCTAAGGGCGTTGGCCAAGGTGAGAGATTCCAGTATGCAGGCAGAAAACGCCCGACGATTGCCCAATCTCTCGGTCGTCGGCAACTTGGATTATGCCAATCCAAACAGCCGTTACATACCTCTCACCCAAGAATTTCGTGCCACATGGGACATCAGCGCGGTTCTACGATGGTCCCCCAACGACTTTGTGCTGGGAAAGGTCAATGTCGAGCAGGCGGAGCTTGAGCTTAAGCGTGCACGGTCCGATCTTAAGCAGCTCGAAGACAGCATTGTAGTTGAGGCCTCACAAGCAAGCAGCGACTACATCGCTGCAGAGCGCACCATTCAGGCAGCAAAAGATGGTGTGAAGGCCGCTGAGGAGGCATGGCGGGTCCGTCGTGATTTATTTCGGGCGGGGGAAGCAACTGCCAGCGAGGTCCTCGAATCTGAAATTGCACTAAGACGCGCGCAACTTCTGCATATTGATGCACACATCGCCCTGAAGCTGGCCAAGGCGCGCATTCAACACGTGATTGGCACCTCTACACCGACATCCCCGAACAAGCGCACCTCATGA
- a CDS encoding lactonase family protein: MKRTIACMVAVLFGLAGCGSSPGHKARDDAATDVPSDSIPVDSDPDGDGGADPVFLVYAAELNGTISVYRSNAALDLEPVGSTTKGTSMRFLAFFRPSATRLYAVNESRIDAFSLAADLPSFLGSAAMAAQGTHLEVDHSGRWIIAASYQGNTIQVLPVQANGVPSGPRQTFGAPGDPNFCKRPHQVRIHPQNRWVYIPCRDSDHVVRFSLDSDTGVLTSLGPVATPAGTGPRHMDFHPSLDIVYVIGENSSHIVVYSLNPTSGALNQEQDVSTLPPSISEGSLGSDIHVSPDGNYVYAINRGSRNELVIMKVHADGTLNRQGALSTHGTGARTFAPSPDGRWLVVGNTTSPNLATFSVNSATGDLAFVRTYTPFSSNVFYVGVRP; the protein is encoded by the coding sequence ATGAAGCGCACAATCGCGTGCATGGTAGCGGTGCTTTTTGGCCTCGCAGGCTGCGGCAGCTCCCCGGGGCACAAAGCACGCGACGATGCGGCAACGGATGTACCGTCAGACAGCATTCCCGTTGACTCGGACCCTGACGGAGACGGAGGGGCAGATCCAGTGTTTTTGGTCTACGCCGCAGAGCTCAATGGCACCATCTCGGTATATAGGAGCAATGCCGCTCTTGACTTAGAGCCCGTGGGCAGCACGACCAAGGGCACATCTATGCGGTTTTTGGCGTTCTTTCGCCCCTCAGCGACGCGTCTATATGCAGTCAACGAAAGCCGCATCGATGCCTTCTCCTTGGCGGCAGACCTTCCATCGTTTCTGGGTTCTGCAGCGATGGCAGCACAAGGAACGCATTTGGAAGTCGACCACAGCGGCCGTTGGATTATCGCGGCTAGTTACCAGGGCAATACCATCCAGGTACTTCCAGTGCAGGCGAATGGAGTCCCTTCGGGACCGCGCCAAACGTTTGGCGCTCCGGGCGACCCGAATTTTTGCAAACGCCCTCACCAGGTGCGCATTCATCCCCAAAATCGTTGGGTGTACATTCCTTGTCGCGATTCCGACCATGTGGTGCGCTTTTCTCTCGATTCGGATACCGGCGTCCTCACTTCACTTGGGCCGGTTGCCACACCGGCCGGCACCGGACCCAGACACATGGACTTTCATCCCTCGCTAGACATTGTATACGTCATTGGAGAAAATAGCAGCCATATAGTTGTCTATAGCCTAAACCCAACTTCAGGCGCACTCAATCAAGAGCAGGATGTCTCCACCCTGCCGCCTTCTATTTCCGAGGGAAGCCTCGGCTCGGATATTCATGTCTCGCCCGATGGCAACTACGTGTATGCCATCAACCGTGGGAGCAGAAACGAGTTGGTGATCATGAAAGTGCATGCAGACGGCACGCTCAATCGCCAGGGCGCGCTCAGTACTCACGGCACGGGCGCGCGGACGTTTGCGCCGTCGCCTGACGGCCGGTGGTTGGTGGTGGGGAATACGACCTCTCCCAATCTCGCCACGTTTTCTGTGAATAGCGCTACGGGCGATCTCGCTTTCGTGCGCACTTATACTCCGTTTAGCAGCAACGTTTTTTATGTAGGCGTACGGCCTTAG
- a CDS encoding peptidylprolyl isomerase — protein MTIRYTQVSLLISLITLVGCGGKASNPERTELAPSEQAQAPKDLPAPSASPDSETNQEAKEPGAELSQLDPKKATLKAPNRYTVKLETARGNILIDVTRAYAPRGADRFYNLVKQGYYDDTAFFRVIGGFMAQGGLHGNPQVNRVWRDARIEDDPVIQKNTRGMVSFATAGPGTRTTQFFINFADNSRLDSMGFSPFGKVRDMKTVDALYAGYGEGAPGGSGPDQSRIHSEGNAYLKRDFPKLDYITQASIVK, from the coding sequence ATGACTATACGTTATACGCAAGTATCGTTGTTGATTTCGCTCATTACCCTAGTGGGCTGCGGCGGCAAGGCCTCGAATCCCGAGCGCACCGAGCTAGCTCCAAGCGAACAGGCACAGGCTCCAAAGGATCTGCCTGCGCCCTCCGCATCCCCTGATTCAGAAACAAACCAGGAAGCAAAAGAGCCCGGCGCGGAGCTGTCTCAGTTGGATCCAAAAAAGGCCACCCTGAAGGCGCCGAACCGGTACACGGTCAAACTGGAAACTGCGCGCGGGAATATACTCATTGATGTCACGCGAGCCTACGCGCCACGGGGCGCAGATCGCTTCTACAATCTCGTGAAACAAGGATACTATGACGACACGGCATTTTTCCGCGTAATTGGGGGATTTATGGCGCAGGGTGGCCTTCACGGCAATCCTCAAGTCAACCGAGTGTGGCGCGATGCGCGTATTGAGGATGATCCGGTCATTCAGAAAAACACGCGCGGCATGGTGAGTTTCGCCACGGCCGGTCCTGGCACGCGTACCACGCAATTTTTTATTAATTTTGCAGACAATAGTCGTCTAGATAGCATGGGGTTTTCCCCGTTTGGCAAAGTAAGAGACATGAAGACGGTGGACGCGTTATATGCAGGTTACGGCGAAGGGGCGCCAGGGGGTTCGGGACCAGATCAATCCCGCATCCACTCCGAGGGCAACGCCTACCTCAAACGAGATTTTCCCAAGTTGGATTATATTACGCAAGCAAGCATTGTGAAGTGA
- a CDS encoding ABC-F family ATP-binding cassette domain-containing protein, giving the protein MSLLVFDDVSLSLGGKSILEGIGLRIADGDRVGLIGPNGSGKSSLLKLMARITEPDGGRIQRQNGLRIGYLPQDIAIEGGMSLVNFLLDAVPGRAALMSDLALEEKELDRLSSANSDADALMACAERVGALHEKLTHLETQYSEHQALRILAGLGFKESDRSRDLKEFSGGWKMRAVLAGLLFQRPDLLLLDEPTNHLDMPSVAWFSSFLKRYKQAFVLICHDREFLNEQIQKVLSFEVEGLRAYDGNYEQYLTQRAEEQEVLTNRARNVTREREHAEQFIKRFRAKASKASQVQSRIKALDKMEQVQTMEARQVVRMRFTCAKRSGIEVQRIENLAKRYGGHEVFKEVNLRVARADRVGIIGVNGAGKTTLLKIMAGELDASEGVAPLGHNVKLGYYAQHHADSLDKSMTVYEALAEKNPEATLTQVRTLLGAFLFRGDDVEKKIAVLSGGERARVALARLLIDPCNYLLMDEPTNHLDLESSEALAEALANYDGTLVFVSHNRSFVRRLATKIWNVEDGHVEVYPGTLDEYMFRAAQ; this is encoded by the coding sequence ATGAGTCTTTTGGTGTTCGATGACGTCTCGCTCAGCCTGGGCGGGAAGTCCATTCTCGAGGGAATAGGACTGAGGATTGCAGACGGTGATCGTGTGGGGCTGATTGGGCCCAATGGCTCCGGAAAAAGCAGCCTGCTTAAGTTGATGGCTCGCATAACAGAACCCGATGGCGGTCGCATCCAACGTCAGAACGGCCTGCGAATCGGCTATCTGCCGCAGGATATAGCGATTGAAGGAGGCATGTCACTAGTCAACTTCCTCTTGGACGCGGTTCCGGGGCGCGCGGCATTGATGTCAGACCTCGCCCTTGAGGAAAAAGAGCTTGATAGGCTTTCGAGCGCAAATAGTGACGCGGACGCGTTGATGGCATGTGCGGAACGCGTCGGAGCGTTACATGAGAAACTCACCCATCTAGAAACGCAGTACTCTGAGCATCAAGCACTACGCATATTGGCAGGGCTTGGATTTAAGGAGTCCGACCGCAGTCGCGATCTCAAAGAGTTTAGCGGCGGTTGGAAGATGCGGGCGGTACTTGCCGGCCTTTTGTTTCAACGGCCAGACCTGTTGCTGCTTGATGAGCCCACGAACCATCTCGATATGCCCTCGGTCGCATGGTTTTCAAGTTTTCTGAAGCGCTATAAGCAGGCATTCGTGTTGATCTGCCATGATCGGGAGTTTTTAAACGAACAGATACAAAAAGTCTTAAGCTTCGAAGTGGAAGGCCTCCGTGCTTACGATGGAAACTACGAACAGTATTTGACACAACGGGCTGAAGAACAAGAGGTTCTAACCAACCGCGCTCGCAATGTGACGAGAGAGCGCGAACATGCAGAGCAGTTCATTAAGCGATTCCGCGCCAAGGCGTCAAAGGCGAGTCAAGTTCAGAGTCGGATTAAGGCGCTCGATAAAATGGAGCAAGTGCAGACCATGGAAGCGCGGCAGGTGGTACGCATGCGCTTTACGTGCGCGAAACGCTCGGGTATCGAGGTCCAGCGCATAGAGAATTTGGCCAAACGTTATGGCGGCCATGAAGTGTTTAAAGAGGTCAATCTCAGGGTGGCACGCGCAGATCGAGTTGGCATCATCGGCGTGAATGGTGCGGGCAAAACGACGCTGCTAAAAATCATGGCCGGTGAGCTGGACGCGAGCGAAGGCGTAGCTCCGCTCGGTCACAATGTGAAGCTGGGTTATTACGCGCAGCATCACGCCGACAGTCTGGATAAGAGCATGACGGTTTATGAGGCTCTGGCCGAAAAGAATCCCGAAGCCACACTTACCCAGGTGAGGACGCTTCTAGGTGCCTTTCTGTTTCGTGGTGATGATGTGGAAAAAAAGATCGCTGTGTTGTCGGGTGGAGAGCGTGCACGGGTCGCGTTGGCGCGCCTGCTCATCGATCCATGCAACTATCTGTTGATGGATGAACCTACCAACCATTTGGATTTGGAGTCCAGTGAAGCCCTGGCAGAGGCGCTAGCGAACTACGACGGCACATTGGTTTTCGTGAGCCATAACCGCAGCTTTGTGCGGCGGTTGGCTACCAAAATTTGGAATGTGGAAGATGGCCACGTGGAGGTGTATCCAGGCACACTCGATGAATACATGTTCCGCGCGGCCCAGTAA
- a CDS encoding peroxiredoxin — protein MMEIGTIAPSFVLPNQDGKDVSLADHRGEWVVLYFYPRDDTPGCTVEACDFTDHLADFKQINATILGCSPDSPESHQRFIQKRGLKINLLSDEDKRVMGQYGAIGEKGLYGKLTRGVIRTTVLIDPEGAVAYYWPKVKAKGHVEEVKKKLHELAG, from the coding sequence ATGATGGAAATCGGAACAATAGCGCCTTCATTTGTACTACCCAATCAGGATGGAAAGGATGTGTCACTTGCTGATCACAGGGGGGAGTGGGTTGTCCTTTACTTTTATCCGCGGGATGACACACCGGGCTGCACGGTCGAGGCATGCGATTTTACGGATCATCTAGCGGACTTCAAGCAGATCAACGCCACGATCCTCGGGTGTAGTCCCGACAGTCCCGAGAGCCACCAGCGATTTATTCAGAAACGTGGCCTAAAGATCAACTTGCTGAGTGATGAGGACAAGCGAGTCATGGGGCAATACGGTGCCATCGGGGAAAAGGGCCTATACGGAAAACTCACCCGGGGCGTGATCCGAACGACTGTACTGATCGATCCCGAGGGTGCCGTCGCCTACTATTGGCCGAAGGTAAAAGCCAAAGGACATGTGGAAGAGGTTAAAAAGAAACTTCACGAATTGGCTGGCTAA